The following proteins are co-located in the Macadamia integrifolia cultivar HAES 741 chromosome 3, SCU_Mint_v3, whole genome shotgun sequence genome:
- the LOC122073913 gene encoding NADH dehydrogenase [ubiquinone] flavoprotein 1, mitochondrial, protein MGPIKNILSLSRAVKLGRNGEKWDSVCRSFSTQGAPTSSTPQPPPPPPPPEKTHFGGLKDEDRIFTNLYGLHDPFLKGAMKRGDWYRTKDLVLKGTDWIVNEMKKSGLRGRGGAGFPSGLKWSFMPKVSDGRPSYLVVNADESEPGTCKDREIMRHDPHKLLEGCLIAGVGMRASAAYIYIRGEYVNERLNLEKARKEAYQAGFLGKNACGSGYDFDVHIHYGAGAYICGEETALLESLEGKQGKPRLKPPFPANAGLYGCPTTVTNVETVAVSPTILRRGPEWFASFGRKNNSGTKLFCVSGHVNKPCTVEEEMSIPLKELIERHCGGVRGGWDNLLAIIPGGSSVPLLPKNICDDVLMDYDALKAVQSGLGTAAVIVMDKSTDVVDAIARLSYFYKHESCGQCTPCREGTGWLWMVMERLKVGNAKLEEIDMLQEVTKQIEGHTICALGDAAAWPVQGLIRHFRPELERRIREHAEKELIQAAAA, encoded by the exons ATG GGACCCATCAagaacattctctctctctcaagggcAGTGAAATTAGGTCGGAACGGTGAGAAGTGGGACTCAGTTTGCAGATCATTCAGCACTCAGGGTGCACCTACCTCGAGCACTCCgcaacctccaccacctcccccACCTCCTGAGAAAACACATTTTGGTGGTCTGAAGGATGAGGACCGCATCTTCACCAACCTCTATGGACTGCATGACCCTTTCCTCAAAGGCGCCATGAAGCGGGGAGATTGGTACAGGACCAAAGACTTGGTACTTAAGGGTACTGACTGGATTGTcaatgaaatgaagaaatctGGTCTTCGTGGCCGTGGTGGAGCTGGTTTTCCATCTGGTCTCAAATGGTCCTTTATGCCAAAGGTATCTGATGGCCGCCCTTCTTATCTTGTTGTTAATGCTGATGAGAGTGAACCTGGGACTTGCAAGGACAGGGAGATCATGCGGCATGACCCACACAAGCTACTAGAGGGTTGCTTGATTGCTGGGGTAGGCATGCGAGCCTCTGCTGCTTACATCTACATAAGGGGGGAGTATGTAAACGAGCGTTTAAACCTTGAGAAGGCCAGGAAAGAGGCTTATCAAGCtggatttttgggaaagaatgCATGTGGGTCTGGTTATGATTTTGATGTCCATATTCACTATGGAGCTGGTGCATACATTTGTGGTGAAGAGACAGCACTTTTAGAGAGCCTTGAAGGGAAACAAGGGAAACCCAGACTAAAGCCTCCTTTCCCAGCTAATGCAGGGTTATATGGCTGCCCAACAACTGTTACGAATGTTGAAACTGTGGCTGTTTCCCCAACCATTCTTAGGCGGGGACCAGAGTGGTTTGCTAGTTTTGGTAGGAAGAACAATTCAGGTACAAAGTTATTTTGTGTGTCAGGTCACGTGAACAAACCTTGCACggtggaagaggaaatgagTATTCCTTTGAAGGAACTGATTGAGAGGCATTGTGGTGGAGTGAGGGGTGGATGGGACAATTTGCTTGCAATAATACCTGGGGGTTCTTCTGTTCCACTGCTTCCCAAGAACATATGTGATGATGTCTTGATGGATTATGATGCACTCAAGGCTGTCCAGTCAGGTTTGGGAACGGCAGCTGTGATCGTGATGGACAAGTCAACTGACGTTGTGGATGCGATTGCTAGGTTATCTTACTTCTACAAGCATGAGAGCTGTGGGCAGTGCACACCATGCAGAGAAGGAACAGGATGGCTGTGGATGGTCATGGAGAGGTTGAAGGTTGGGAATGCGAAACTTGAGGAAATAGACATGCTTCAGGAGGTCACGAAACAGATTGAGGGGCACACAATTTGTGCCCTGGGAGATGCTGCTGCTTGGCCAGTCCAGGGCCTCATCAGGCATTTCAGACCAGAGCTGGAAAGGAGGATCAGGGAGCATGCAGAAAAGGAGTTGATCCAGGCCGCAGCTGCTTGA